A region of the Saccharospirillaceae bacterium genome:
GATAGCCAGCAGCCGCTATTGCACTTTCTAGAGCCACTGTGGCCTCATTACGCCCCAAAATGAGGACATGTAAGGGCTGCCCTTTAATATACTGATGTACTGTGCGATGCAGCAGCGGCGCCCCATCTGATGCGGCAAAGGCTTCGCCTGAAACCGTTGTAATATCCGTCATTTAATCCGCTCAAACTCGATAAGTTACCGCTGGAGTCTAGCAGCGCTGATATAAGACGACATGGGAATAGCATCCTAGCAGGGCAAAAAATGCTGTATTTACTACCTTCTTGGGTATTTCTGAGGGCTGACTCATACTAAAGAGCGAGCAATAGCAAACTTCGCAACATATCAGTGCACGCCATCCAGTTAACACCCAAATACAGTGCATGCACGACCACCCAACCATTGTGTTTTTCACTGTGACAGGGATCATTCGCTATAAAATAAATCTGGCATCAAACTTGAAAGAGAACACTGACTGGCCCAACAGCCAGTACTTCGGGATACCAGCGCTGGTATTTCAGTTTTCGTGTTGTGTAACAAAGGTCTGTTTTCCTCCGGTCCAGACCTGAGCATTGGCGCTCACAGATTTTTATCTGTGAGCGCTTTTTTTTTGGAAAGTGATCATGAGCGACATAGCTACTCTAACTACCGATACCACTTGCCCCTATTGCGGCGTGGGCTGCGGTGTCAAGGTTGAAACCCATAACGGTGCACCTGCACCGGTAGCCGGGCTGGCCAATCATCCGGCAAACTTCGGCAAGCTATGTGTTAAAGGGTCTGCTTTGCATCAGACACTGGACCATAATGAACGCTTAACCACCCCTCTGCTGAATGGCAGCCCGGCCTCCTGGGATCAGGCACTGAATCTGATCAGCGATAAAATTCAACAGGTTATCAATAATCATGGCCCTGAAGCCGTGGCGTTTTATGGCTCAGGGCAATTGTTGACCGAAGATTACTACGTTGCCAACAAACTGATGAAGGGCTTTATCGGCAGTGCCAATATGGATACCAATTCACGCTTGTGTATGGCCTCTGCAGTGGCTGGCTACAAGCGTGCGTTTGGATCGGATACCGTACCCGGATGTTATGAGGATCTTGAGCAGACCGATCTGATCACCCTGGTTGGCAGCAATCCGGCCTGGGCTCACCCAATTATTTATCAGCGTATCGTCGCGGCGAAACAACGTAACCCATCATTAAAAGTGGTCGTTATCGATCCACGCAAAACTGCCAGCTGCGACATTGCCGATTTACACCTGGCCATTCGACCCGGGGCTGATGCCTATCTTTTTAATGCCCTGCTCAACTATCTGGCAACCACCGATCAGCTTGATCAGCCATTTATTGAAAACTGTACCGATCATTTTGAACAGGCACTGGATCAGGCACGATCCCAAAGCCAGGATTTACAACAGTTATCCGAAAATACGGATCTTGCAGTAAACGATTTGCTGCGCTGGTTCGATTGGTTTGCGACCAGCCCGCGTGCGGTCACTGTTTACTCCATGGGCATCAACCAAAGTGCGACTGGCACGGATAAAGCCAATGCCATTATTAACGCTCACCTCGCCAGCGGGAAAATTGGCAAGCCAGGTTGTGTGCCTTTTTCAATCACGGGTCAGCCAAACGCCATGGGGGGGCGTGAAGTAGGAGGTCTGGCGAATCAATTGGCAGCCCACATGGACTTTTCTGCCGCCGAGCGTGAACGCGTTAAGCGTTTCTGGCAAGCTCCCAGAGTTGCTGAGAAGCCCGGTCTGAAGGCCGTTGAACTGTTCGAGGCAGCGCTGCGTGGCGACATTAAATTTCTCTGGATTATGTCAACCAATCCATTGGTCAGCATGCCGAACGCCGACCTGGTAAAACAAGCACTGGAAAAATGTGAATTGGTGGTGGTTTCTGATTGTATGGCTTACAGCGATACCGCCAGAGCTGCCCATGTATTATTGCCCGCCGCCAGCTGGGGAGAAAAGAATGGTACGGTGACCAATTCGGAACGACGCATCTCCCGCCAGCGCGGATTTATGCCCCCACCGGGAGAAGCCAAACCGGATTGGTGGATTATTTCTCAGGTTGGCCAGCGCCTCGGCTACAAAAACGCTTTTAACTACCAGCATCCAGCTGAAATTTTTGACGAACATGCACGCCTGTCGGCGTTCGAGAACAACGGCAGTCGTGACTTTGATTTATCCGCCTTAGTGGGCATGAGCGAACAGCAATACGATGCGCTGGCGCCGGTTCAATGGCCGGTAAATAATTACTACCCCACCGGAAAAGCACGTTTTTTCGAAGACGGCCGTTTTTTTACCGAAAATAAAAAAGCCCGGTTCCTGAGTGTTGATGCTTGTTTACCGGAACAAGAAAACGCGACAGGTAACCCAGAGCAACCCGGACTCAATATGAACACCGGGCGAATTCGCGATCACTGGCACACCATGACTCGCACCGGCAAAAGTGCTCGTCTGGCACAGCACATCAGCGAACCGTTTATCGAATTGCATCCGGAAGACGCTCAAAATTATGGTGTTAAAGACAATCAACTGGTTGAGGTATTTAACCGTCGCGCCACCATTCGTGTTCGCGCCCGGATCAGCGATCAACAGCGTCGCGGCGACGCATTCGTACCGATGCACTGGAACGATCGATACGCCAATCAGGCGCGCATGGGTACCCTGGTAAACTCTGACCACGACCCGTTCTCGGGTCAGCCAGAACTGAAGATAACCCGCATTCAGCTGCGCCCGCTGCCTTTGACCTGGCAAGGATTTATTTTATCCCGCCAGGATCTGTTCGCCACCGATGGCAGCTTATCACCACTTGATTGCGACTATTGGGCATACGGTTTAACCAGCTCCGGTCATTTTTACGAAGTCGCGGGCAACCAATCGGCTCTCGATTTCATGAACACCTTTAAACAACGCTGCGAACAACAGCTGCCAGGGCAATGGTTATCTCTTGATGATAACCAGCGTCAGCACCATCGCTGGGCCTGCATCAAGGATGGACAGCTGCAGGCGATTGCATTTGTTCAGGGCATTCACGAACCAGAATTCAGCATCAATCGTCAGTGGTTAATTGAACAATTTACTCATGACGATATCGACGCCCTCACCCGCAAAGCGTTGCTGGGGGGAAAGGCACCAGGAAAACAAAGCGACCCGGGAAAGATTATCTGTTCCTGTTTCCAGGTGGGCGAAAATGCAATTAAAGCAGCGATCGAACAAGGTGCAGAGAACGCCGCTGCGCTCGGTCAAAAACTGCAGTGTGGTACCAATTGTGGCTCCTGCATTCCGGAGCTGACGGCTCTGACACAACAATACTGTCGCACTGATACAACGGCAGAATTAATTACCGAATTAGGTGAGAGATAATATGACACACAAGAACTCACATCACAGCAAACCCTCAAATCCATCCGGCACCGCAAATTTTGGCCAGGTTTCCCTGGTGGGCGCCGGTCCAGGCGATCCGGAGTTGTTAACTCTGAAAGCTATGAAAGCCATCAGTCAGGCCGATTGTGTGTTGTACGATGCTCTGATTTCCCAGGAAATACTCGACTTTATCCCGAGCCAATGCACCCGCATTCATGTCGGTAAACGCTGTGGTGATCACAAAATGGGTCAGGCAGATATTCAAACACTATTGGTTTCTTGCGCCCGAAAGTATCAGCGTGTTGTGCGCCTCAAAGGGGGAGATCCCTTTATTTTTGGTCGCGGTGGTGAAGAACTGCAATACCTGCAGCAACGGGGTATCGATGTGACAGTTGTTCCTGGCATAACGGCCGCTGGCGGCTGTGCTGCTGCAGCTAAAATTCCACTGACGCATCGCCATCTAGGTAATGCACTGGTATTGCAAAGTGGTCACAGTCAACATGGCGAGTTTGATCTGCCGCACAATCCCACACGGGTGTTTTATATGGGTGCCAAACAGGCTGGTGCAATCACAGCCCGACTGTTAACCGAGGGCCTGCATGAATCCACCCCCATTGCCATCATCGCCAACGGTACTCTGCCGAACCAACAAGTCTTCAAAGGGGTATTGATGGATTTACCTCATCTGGCAGGCCAATATTCCGGTACAGGTCCGGCGTTAATTGTAGTAGGTGAAGTGGCCGCTCTTGCGGACAACAGCCATTACCAGAGTGAAAGACCGGTCGATCAACAGCGCAGTCATGTCGCCTGATGATGATCTGATGAGCAGCAGCATTAATACTGTTGCTCGGAGTAATACGCACGAATAAAAATCTGTTGTTCTTGAATGACAAAATCAAAGGTATCAATTGCAATGACCGAACCATCACCGTCAGCACTTCGGTAATCCCACTCTAGGTTAATCACCACTTTGCCTTCGCTTTCATTAACCTCAGCGGACCTGACGACCGATTGAATATTGAAGATATCCACGTCCTCCTCGTCCTGAAGAGCAGCGAAAGACGATACATCAATGACTTTAAAGTTGATTTCGTGGGTGGGGATTAATAAGCCGAAGTCCAATGCGTAAGAGACTTCACCACCCGGCTGAAACATTTGAGTGATGGTCTGATAATCGCCTTCAGATTCCAAACGATAATATTGTTCGACTTTCTCAATCAGATCTTCACCTGTGACAGCGACCGCAGGCGCTGAACATACAATAAGCACCGCATAAAACAGTATTTTCATCCATATCTCCGATCAATTTCAGGCACAAACCCTATTAACCGTGAGTGTAAGCAAGAAAACTGAACCTGCGCTAAACATCAACCAACCGCATACAGGCATCAAAAGCGTTTGGGCTGATTTACGTTCAGAGGAATTTATTTCGGGGAATTGACCAGCGCGACGTGATCGATGAGGCCACGGCCATTAATCGCCTGCGTCCTTTTTTAATACCAGAATACGGTTATTAGCGGGCATGGCGATGTCTTTTACCAATCGTAATTTTTCTTTACGGGCGGCCAGAATAATTTGCTCGAAGTCTTTAATTCCAGACTCCGGATCACGCTCCCTTAACCAACGATCAAGGTCCCGATTGCCATCGCTGGTAAATTGTCCATCGTAATTATAGGGGCCGTAAAACAAGGCGACGCCCGAATTTTTCAGCACCCGACTAATACCGGTCATCATGGCGCGAACGCTTGCCCAGCTGACGTAATGCACCAGATTGGCACTGAATACCGCATCCACCTGCTTTACAGGCCAAAGGTCCTGAGCAATATCGAGTACCAGCGGCGGTAGAAAGTTGTCTTGTGCTGTTCGCTCTCGCCAGGCATTAATGCCCTCGATGGTGTGGGCTAAGTCGGAGGGTTGCCAAATAATATCTGCCAGGACGGTGCTGAAATAACTGGCATGCTGACCAGTGCCACTGCCCAACTCAAGCACCATCGAGTGTTGCGCAATTTCCTGCTGCAACACATCGGCGATGGGTTTCTGATTACGCAAACAAGTTGGCGAGACAGGTAAGTCTTCCGCCAGCAGCGCTTCGAGCTGTGACGTAACAGCTGTCACCATGATTAACTCTCCCATGAATCCGGGACCCATTATCTGAAGGAGTATGTCATAGCGACACCGCAGCACAAGTAATGTTAAGAAAAACACCGTTACAGCCGGGCAAACGTATCGTCAGCACAAAAGCGATTGAAAACTCCGCGTCGTAAACAAGCCAACAAGCACAGAAAACAGTCCTCACTGCATTGCCGCAAACAGTTCCAGCCTTTAAAATTGCGGGTCATTTGAATCTATATGGGCAAATAAGACGCATGCGCGCTACTCAATTCCTGATTGCAACCGAAAAAGAAACCCCGGCTGATGCAGTGGTTGTCAGCCACCAGCTGATGCTGCGCTCCGGCATGATCCGTAAACTGGCCGCAGGCCTGTACAACTGGATGCCCCTGGGTTTACGTACTCTGCGAAAAGTAGAGGCCATTGTGCGCGAAGAAATGAACCGCGCCGGTGCGATGGAAGTGTTGATGCCCGCCGTTCAACCGGCTGAGCTTTGGGAAGAAAGTGGTCGTTGGCAGCAATACGGCGGTGAATTGCTGCGTCTGAAAGATCGCCATAGCCGTGACTTCTGTGTTGGTCCAACCCACGAAGAGGTGATCACCGATCTGGTTCGGAACAACATCAGCAGCTACAAACAACTGCCGTTGAACATGTATCAGATTCAGACCAAATTCCGTGACGAAACCCGTCCGCGTTTCGGTGTGATGCGCTCTCGTGAATTCATCATGAAAGACGCTTACTCGTTCCACTCCGACGAAGCATGTCTGGAAAACACCTACCAGGCGATGCACAAAGCCTATACCCGCATCTTCACACGCCTGGGCCTGGATTTCCGTCCGGTATGGGCCGATACCGGTTCCATCGGTGGTGCCAAATCTCACGAGTTCCACGTATTGGCCGAATCTGGTGAAGATGATATTGCCTTCTCTAACGCCAGTGATTACGCAGCAAACGTTGAGTTGGCTGAAGCACTGGCACCTGCCGGTGAGCGCCCTGCCGCAACGGAAGACATGCGTGAAGTTGATACGCCAAATGCCAAAACCATCGATGAGCTGGTTGAGCAGTTTGGTCTGGCGATTGAGAAAACCATCAAAACCCTGATTGTTCGTGGTGAAGCGGATGAAGACGGCAACCAGCCGTTAATCGCTCTGCTGGTTCGTGGCGATCATGAACTGAATGAAATCAAAGCCGAAAAGCTGGAAGGCGTTGCCAATCCGCTGCAATTTGCTGGCGAAGAAGAAATCCGTGCGGCCATCGGTGCGGGTCCGGGTTCTTTAGGTCCGGTGGGTATGAACATCCGCATCGTTGCGGATCGCGCAGTTACTCATTGTTCTGACTTCGGTGCCGGTGCGAACACTGATGGCAAACACCTGTTTGGTATTAACTGGGAGCGTGATTTACCGCTGCCGGAAGTGGCTGATCTGCGTAATGTCGTCGCCGGTGATCCAAGCCCTTGTGGCAACGGCACACTGGAAATTAAACGTGGTATCGAGGTTGGTCATATTTTCCAGCTGGGTACCAAGTACTCAGAAGCGATGAAAGCGTCCGTCCTGAACGTGAATGGTAAAGATCAGACCCTGATTATGGGCTGTTACGGAATTGGCGTTACCCGTGTTGTTGCCGCAGCCATTGAACAGAATAACGACGACAACGGTATCATCTGGCCAGACGCCATTGCACCTTTCCAGGTCGGTATTGTGCCAATGAACCTGCATCGCTCTGAAGCGGTTCAGCAAGCCACTGAAAAACTGTACACCGAACTGACCGAAGCCGGTTTCGACGTGTTCCTGGATGATCGCGATAAGAAAACCAGCCCGGGCGTTAAATTCGCGGATATGGAATTGATGGGCATTCCACACCGTATCGTTATTTCAGACCGTGGTCTTGAAGCCGGCACGCTGGAATATAAAGCCCGCCGTGCGGAAGACAAACAGGATCTGGCGGCAGACTCTGTGGTTGAATTCCTAAAAGAAAACGTTCAACGGTAATTAGCATTAAGGAAAGCGCAGATGAAACGACTTAACCAAAACGTTTTTTCTGCGCTTTTTTTATGCCTGTTATTGATCACCATCTCCCCTTTAGTTCACGCCAATAAAGCTTCATCGAACAAACCCAAAGTTGATAGCGAACTGCGCGATGCATTACGTAACGCGGTTAATGATGCCACCTCATTTGAGGATGAATTCGCGGCGCAAGTCTGGCTGGTAGATATGTCGACACGCTTAAAACGTTATATCAAAGACGATAAAAAGCGACTCGATTTTCTCCGCATGGTGCATCAGGAAGCCTCTCGTGCCAATTTATCACCGGAGCTGGTGATGGCTTTGATTCACGTTGAAAGTGGTTTTCAGCGTTTTGCATTATCAGTGGTGGGTGCCCAGGGGTATATGCAGGTCATGCCATTCTGGAAAAAAGAGATTGGTCGCCTGGACGATAACCTGATGAAGACCCGTACCAATTTGCGCTATGGCTGTACCATTCTTAAGCACTATTTGAAACGCGAAAAAGGCGACTGGATCCGCGCGTTAGCCCGTTATAACGGCAGCCTGGGACGGACCAAATATCCCGAAAAAGTCATGATATTCTGGGAGAAATACTGGTTTATTGATCATCGCTGATGCCAGATTGCATCCGGTTCAATCGGACAACTGTGGCTTCGGGGCAAATATTGACCGGTCTGATCCAGCAGTTCTAACTCCCCCACTTTTTCGCGGTGAAGACGGACAACCGCATTACGGAAACGTCCGAACATGCGTTTTATCTGATGGTATTTCCCTTCTTTTAATACGACCCGCGCAGACTTAGGACCGGTTATTTCCAACACGGCAGGTTGTGTGGTGATATTTTCGTACGGAAAATACATCCCTTTAGCAAAAGCACTGACATACTCGTCGCTGAGATCATTTTCCAGCTCCACGCTATACACTTTTTCGACTTTAGCTTCGGGTGCCATGATTTTTTCAGACCAGCGACTGTCATTGGTTAATAACAGCAGGCCACTGGTATTGCGATCCAGTCGGCCAACAATATGCAATTCCTGCTTACGTGGATGATCAATCAGATCAAGAACGGTTTTATGCACATCGTCCCTGGTTGCACTGACCACCCCTACCGGTTTGTTCAGCATCAGATACAGCGGTGTATTTTGCTGCAAAACAGTCTCACCACAGGTATCGGCATCAACAACGATGCGACTGAACTCATCGATCTGAAAAGCCGGATCGTTGATGACATCACCATTCACCCTAACCCGTCCCGCAGCTAGCAACGGTCGCAGGTTATTACGGCTGATGCTCAGGGTTCGACTCAGAAACCGGTCGAGACGACCTCGTTTGTTATTCATAGATACGCTAATGGCAATGGTGGAAAAAACAGACGGCGCTATTTTAGAACAATTGCGGCCGTCTGTTGAGTGAGCCATTCAGGCGCTTACTCTCTGTTTATAAATCCTTCATTGCCGAGATGGTATCCTGCAGCACTTTCTTTGCGTCGCCGGCAACCATCAAGGAGTTATCGCGAATGAACAGTTCATTCGGGATACCGGCAAAACCGGGCGACAAACCACGCTTCACCACCACCACCGTTCGGGCGTTATGAACGTCCAGAATCGGCATACCAAAGATAGGAGAAGCCGGATCTTGAGCGGCTGCCGGATTCACAACATCGTTGGCACCCAACACAATCGCCACATCGGTTTGTGAAAATTCGGGGTTAATAGCGTCCATTTCGACCAACTGCTCGTAGGGCACTTCAGCTTCCGCCAACAACACGTTCATATGACCAGGCATACGACCAGCAACTGGATGAATGGCGTACTTAACAACCGCACCCTGAGCTTCAAGCATATTGGCCAGTTCCCGGGTAGCATGCTGCGCCTGAGCAACCGCCAAACCATATCCTGGAACAAATACCACGTTTTGCGCGCCATCCAGCAACATCGCCAGTTCATCCGCCGAAGAAAACTTCACTTTGCCTTCGTAAAACGCGTCGTTCTCAGAGCGGCTGATACCGGCCGTTTCAGCCATCGAGCCACCAAACAGCACATTGGTCAGTGAACGGTTCATCGCTTTACACATGATGCTGGTTAAGATGATACCGGATGCACCCACCAGCGAGCCGGTGATAATCAGGCCATTGTTCTCAAGCACAAAACCTGCTGCGGCCCCGGCCAACCCGGAATATGAGTTCAGCAAGGCCACCACCACGGGCATATCGGCACCACCAATTGGCATCACCAGACAAACCCCCAACACCAGACACAGAATTATCAAACCAGCGATCAGCAAATCAGAGTTCAGCGGATCAACGGCGGCAAAATATCCGGCACCGGCGATTAACAGCAGCAGACACAGTTTTACTACCCACTTGAATAAATGCACCTGGCTGGAATCACCAATTTTTCCCTTTAATTTACCCACCGCAATAAAGGAACCCGTCAGTGTCACAGCACCAATTAAAATCGATAGAATTACGGCAATCGACCAATCGTACGCGGGTACAAATTCACCCAATTCTGCCAGTTTCTGACTTTCCAGATAGTTTGCTGAAGCCACTAACAAAGACGCACCACCACCAATACCATTTAATGCTGCAACCAGCTCCGGCATATCGGTTATGGCAACTTTTTTCGCCAGCAAAGCACCCATTGCGCCGCCAATTAACACACCGATCATAATGTATTCATACGACACAACGTTATGATCTGATAAAGCAACAATGACCGCGATTAACATCCCGGTAGCCGACATCCGATTCCCACGCACGGCGGTTTTAGGTGTCGTCATACCTTTAATGCCAAGAATAAACAGAACCGCTGCAACCAGATAACCCAAATTAATTAATGTATCCATGAGTTAATGACTCCTTACTTCTTTTTAAACATATTCAGCATGCGGTCGGTCACCATAAACCCCGCCACAATATTGATGGTGGCTAACGCAATTGCCGAAACACCTAATACCGTTGACAAAACCGTGGTGTGCTCACTCCCCCCCGAACTGATAATTGCGCCCACAACCACAATCCCAGAAATGGCGTTGGTACCACTCATCAGTGGGGTATGAAGCGTAGGCGGAACTTTATTAATTACTTCGACACCAACAAATACAGCGAGTACGAAAATAGTCAGACTCATGATAAACATTTCCATGACACATATTCCCTCAGACGATTGATTCGATTTCAGTTTCAGATAAAGTTTGTTGAATCTTCTGGCGTAATCCCGGGTGTTTTATATCACCGTTTTCGGTCACCAGTGTGGCAGCCACAATGTCATCATCAGGATTCACGCTAAGCTCACCATCGGAGACCATGTTCAGCAGAAAAGTAGTTATATTTTTTGCCAATAATTGCGATGCATGAACCGGGACACGACCCGGGTGATCGGTGTAACCAATAATGGTGACACCATCGACATAAACTTTTTGGTCAGCAACGGTCCCTTCAACATTGCCACCCCGCTCGGCCGCCAGGTCAACCACCACAGAACCTTTTTTCATACAGGTCAACATGTCACGGGTAATCAGCCGTGGACTGGGTTTTCCCGGTATCGCCGCGGTGGTGATAACCAAGTCAGCCTGGGAGATTTTGGTGCTCATCTGTTCCCGTTGCTGGCGATAAAAGGCTTGGGATTTTTCGCTGGCGTAACCAGACTCGTTACCGCTTTCGGTTTCCAGATCAAATTCCACAAACTTAGCTCCCAACGATTCAACCTGCTCGCGAACCTCCGAACGAGTGTCGTACGCCTCTACCACTGCCCCTAAACGGCGTGCGGTTGAAATAGCCATCAAACCCGCCACACCGGCACCAATGACAAAGACCCGGGCCGGATGAATAGTTCCAGCTGCTGTCATCAACATCGGGAAATACTGAGGCAGCGCCATGGCACCGGCCAATACCGAGCGATAACCACTGATGGCCCCCATGGAGCTTAATACGTCCATGGATTGGGCCCTGGTAGTACGGGGGATAAACTCCAACGCAAATGAGCGGATGTTTTGCTCTGCCAACTGGCTTATTAAAGGCAGATTAAACCAGGCATCTAACAGACAGATCAGGGTCGTGTGTTCTTTTAACAAAAACACCTCCTGATCCAGAGGCTGACGCACTTTCAGGATGATATCGGCCTGCTGATACAACGACTCGGCGGTTGGTGCGATACTGGCACCGCAGTTACGATATTCATCGTCGGCAAAATGCGCTTGATCACCCGCTCCCTGCTGAACAACCACCTCAAAGCCATTATCGATCAGCATCTGAATACCCGAAGGTATTAATGCCACCCGGGCTTCTCCAGGAAATATTTCCTTGGGCACTCCAATCAACATAATAAAAACTCCTTATATTTTATAAATTAATAAAGACGTGAGATTAAAAGTTTCAGAAAAACAGAAGCCATCGGGAATTGAGAATTCAATTCCCGGGTTCAGCGTTTATTTCATAAATAGTTATTACTTATACGATAAGATTAATCGCGTTTAATCAGCCATGGTGATATTGGCTACTGATAATGGCCGATGATCCAGCCACTGTATTTTCAGGCGACTTCAGACCCAGCGTAGTAAGCGTTTGCTGTCGGATATCACGTAATAATTTGCCATCCTCGATCAGAGACTCTCCATAAGAAGGCAACAGCAATTTCAATCGATGTTTCCAGCCTGCCTGCATCCTGAGTGCAAAACATTTTTCCAATACCTCGATCATTGCCCGGGTCGCAACCGAAGCACCGGGAGATGCACCCAATAACGCCGCCAGCGAACCGTCTGCGGCAGCGACCAGTTCCGTACCGAATTCCAGTTTTCCCTTACCATCTGCGTCTTTCTTGATGATCTGCACTCGTTGACCGGCATCGACGAGGAACCAGTCATCGGTTTTGGCAGCCGGATAATACTGCTTTAAGGTCGCCATCCGATCTTCATGAGACTGCATAACTTCACGGATAAGATATCGCGTCAGATCCATATTTTTCAGGCCAACTTCGACCATCGGTTTCAGGTTATTTAGACGCACCGACCTGATTAAATCCAACTTCGAACCCGCTTTCAGAAATTGCGTGGTAAAACCTGCATAGGGGCCAAACAAGAGCGCCGGTTTACCATTAATCATGCGCGTATCGAGGTGAGGTACCGACATCGGCGGCGCACCAATCGCAGCTTTGCCGTATACCTTAGCGTGATGACGAGCGACAACCTTCGGGTTTTGACACACCAGCCATTGACCAGACACCGGGAAACCACCATAGCCCTTGCCTTCCG
Encoded here:
- a CDS encoding NAD(P) transhydrogenase subunit alpha, translated to MEMFIMSLTIFVLAVFVGVEVINKVPPTLHTPLMSGTNAISGIVVVGAIISSGGSEHTTVLSTVLGVSAIALATINIVAGFMVTDRMLNMFKKK
- a CDS encoding Re/Si-specific NAD(P)(+) transhydrogenase subunit alpha translates to MLIGVPKEIFPGEARVALIPSGIQMLIDNGFEVVVQQGAGDQAHFADDEYRNCGASIAPTAESLYQQADIILKVRQPLDQEVFLLKEHTTLICLLDAWFNLPLISQLAEQNIRSFALEFIPRTTRAQSMDVLSSMGAISGYRSVLAGAMALPQYFPMLMTAAGTIHPARVFVIGAGVAGLMAISTARRLGAVVEAYDTRSEVREQVESLGAKFVEFDLETESGNESGYASEKSQAFYRQQREQMSTKISQADLVITTAAIPGKPSPRLITRDMLTCMKKGSVVVDLAAERGGNVEGTVADQKVYVDGVTIIGYTDHPGRVPVHASQLLAKNITTFLLNMVSDGELSVNPDDDIVAATLVTENGDIKHPGLRQKIQQTLSETEIESIV